The following proteins are encoded in a genomic region of Penaeus chinensis breed Huanghai No. 1 chromosome 10, ASM1920278v2, whole genome shotgun sequence:
- the LOC125029452 gene encoding SET domain-containing protein SmydA-8-like — protein MKDKGGHSSSAADSHHHCHHHHNAEAEIPKSNMVASHVCGVCGTEASLVCGGCSSVFYCSKEHQKQHWGSHKKECHPYKTVASPEAGKYLTASRRLREGQILFQEFPLMTGPVSVSPLVCLGCHCAIEGNDFPRCPECYWPLCSLSCASGTIHQKECPVLAKDTRRIGPPTSQGPPTLRYDSILLLRCLSLRFDRPSDWETMLDMVSHAEHYQKAQDMVHTVTVRYVKEVLKVDLDNDIIHQIRGAIAANSIEIRNIDGTKIRAVYPRVRLLNHACTPNVHLTSTKEGAMEVRTAVSIDKGEPLYICYTGTTLPLWERQRILKDTYFFRCECNRCIDPTELGTHYSSPKCPECSNRYLKPQSWVNQTTWECDNCRTERSDTEIQEHVKEWEERFSMDDVFSQKSVKQIKKMIDYIESEFHARHHVWLTAAQAALRELKSIDTEHSLRLRAELWSKLLSLLSVLEPGLSRRRGIVLLETGIAFLDEAKSEHESGNAFVPQLTERLQIAATHLKEAAHILGLEPPDSQTAPLASKAQEKVVMTENFLTRLQDGAVRAE, from the exons ATGAAAGACAAGGGAGGACATAGCAGCTCGGCAGCCGACAGCcaccaccactgtcatcatcatcacaacgcAGAAGCTGAAATTCCCAA GAGCAATATGGTGGCCAgccatgtgtgtggtgtgtgtggcacCGAGGCCTCGCTAGTATGCGGAGGCTGTTCCAGTGTCTTCTACTGCAGCAAGGAGCACCAGAAGCAGCACTGGGGTTCTCATAAGAAAGAATGTCACCCATATAAAACAGTGGCTTCTCCGGAGGCAGGAAA ATACTTAACAGCGTCGAGGCGACTTCGAGAAGGCCAAATCCTCTTCCAAGAGTTTCCCCTTATGACGGGTCCTGTTTCTGTCTCGCCTCTGGTGTGCCTAGGCTGCCACTGTGCCATCGAAGGCAATGATTTTCCTCGGTGTCCAGAATGCTACTGGCCATTGTGCTCATTGTCGTGTGCTTCTGGTACTATCCACCAGAAGGAGTGCCCAGTCCTTGCCAAAGATACAAGGCGAATAGGCCCGCCCACAAGTCAGGGCCCCCCCACCCTCAGGTATGATTCCATCCTTTTGCTTCGCTGCCTTTCGTTGCGTTTTGACCGACCTTCTGACTGGGAGACGATGCTGGACATGGTCAGCCATGCAGAACATTACCAGAAGGCTCAGGATATGGTCCACACAGTCACTGTACGTTATGTAAAGGAAGTACTAAAGGTAGACCTTGACAATGACATCATTCACCAAATACGCGGTGCCATCGCTGCAAATTCAATAGAAATACGAAATATAGATGGGACCAAAATTAGGGCAGTGTACCCTAGAGTCCGTCTTCTGAATCACGCCTGCACGCCCAATGTTCACCTAACTTCTACTAAAGAAGGTGCTATGGAGGTTCGGACGGCTGTCAGTATCGATAAAGGGGAACCCCTTTACATTTGTTACACAGGGACAACTCTGCCTCTTTGGGAACGACAGAGGATCTTAAAAGACACGTACTTCTTCCGTTGCGAATGTAACCGCTGTATAGATCCAACCGAATTAGGCACACATTACTCATCCCCAAAATGTCCAGAGTGCAGTAATCGCTACTTAAAACCTCAATCCTGGGTGAATCAAACAACTTGGGAATGTGACAACTGCAGGACTGAACGATCTGACACGGAAATACAAGAACACGtgaaagaatgggaggaaagatTTAGCATGGATGATGTGTTTTCCCAGAAATCTGTCAAGCAGATCAAGAAGATGATCGATTATATTGAGAGCGAGTTTCACGCCCGCCATCACGTGTGGCTTACGGCGGCTCAGGCGGCGCTGCGGGAGCTGAAGTCCATCGACACGGAACACAGTCTGCGACTCCGTGCTGAACTTTGGTCGAAGCTTCTTAGTTTACTGAGTGTCCTTGAGCCGGGACTGAGCAGGAGGCGAG GCATTGTGCTACTTGAAACCGGCATCGCCTTCCTGGACGAAGCGAAGAGTGAGCACGAGAGCGGAAACGCGTTCGTGCCGCAGCTAACGGAGAGGTTGCAGATTGCAGCAACGCACCTGAAGGAAGCCGCGCACATCTTGGGGCTGGAACCCCCTGACTCGCAGACGGCGCCCCTGGCCAGCAAGGCCCAAGAAAAGGTGGTCATGACGGAGAACTTCTTGACGAGGCTTCAGGACGGGGCTGTCCGAGCCGAGTAA